One Pararge aegeria chromosome W unlocalized genomic scaffold, ilParAegt1.1 SUPER_W_unloc_2, whole genome shotgun sequence genomic window carries:
- the LOC120636794 gene encoding REPTOR-binding partner-like, with product KQFVIISERSRKSARECRARKKLRYQYLEELVADRERSVLSLRKELEKYYQWNNELDQGRIPERIEDLLREMGVKQEEPQPF from the exons AAACAATTCGTGATCATTTCAGAAAGAAGCAGAAAGTCGGCTCGCGAATGCCGTGCTCGGAAGAAGTTGCGCTACCAATATCTAGAGGAACTCGTGGCAGACCGCGAACGCTCCGTTCTATCACTGAGAAAAGAGCTCGAGAAA taCTATCAATGGAACAACGAGCTCGACCAGGGACGGATTCCAGAAAGAATCGAAGACCTGCTTCGAGAGATGGGAGTGAAGCAGGAGGAGCCCCAGCCTTTCTGA